One Sediminibacillus dalangtanensis genomic region harbors:
- a CDS encoding DUF1128 domain-containing protein, giving the protein MSLQEPTRENLAIIIDNMARKLQVVNRSIMNPDDYDIEKYQELKSLHDMLEQKGQLSVAETQAFIQELADHRK; this is encoded by the coding sequence GTGAGTTTGCAGGAACCAACAAGGGAAAACTTGGCAATTATTATTGATAACATGGCGAGAAAATTACAGGTCGTAAACCGCTCAATCATGAACCCGGATGATTACGATATAGAAAAATACCAAGAGCTGAAATCCTTGCATGACATGCTTGAGCAGAAAGGCCAGTTAAGTGTGGCAGAGACCCAGGCGTTCATCCAGGAATTGGCCGACCACCGTAAGTAA